A single genomic interval of Christensenellaceae bacterium 44-20 harbors:
- the mreD gene encoding rod shape-determining protein MreD, with the protein MRYLALGLTLALSLFLNGVVFVQYPIFGIQPDFMLCCMVCMALRERTLTPVFYFAAGGIVFDVLFSAGLGFYALQYLIVGILVYLFAAARGENDLRLVPIAGAAALLVKDILAYFLCLFLGRSMDFGKRFLTQTLPGALMAALLCFGLYFLFERLYSFRFMGTNADLPRKDEL; encoded by the coding sequence ATGAGATACCTTGCTCTTGGCCTGACGCTCGCGCTCTCCTTGTTCCTCAACGGCGTGGTGTTTGTGCAGTACCCCATTTTTGGCATCCAGCCGGATTTCATGCTCTGCTGCATGGTTTGCATGGCGCTCAGGGAGCGCACGCTCACGCCCGTGTTCTATTTTGCCGCCGGCGGAATCGTTTTTGATGTGCTCTTTTCCGCAGGGCTGGGCTTTTATGCGCTGCAATATCTGATTGTGGGCATTCTGGTTTATCTGTTTGCTGCGGCCAGAGGGGAAAACGATCTGCGCCTTGTCCCCATTGCCGGCGCGGCGGCGCTGCTTGTAAAAGATATTCTGGCATATTTCCTATGCCTGTTCCTGGGCCGAAGCATGGATTTCGGCAAGCGGTTTCTAACCCAAACCCTGCCCGGCGCGCTGATGGCAGCGCTGCTTTGCTTTGGGCTGTATTTTTTGTTTGAGCGGCTGTATTCCTTTCGCTTTATGGGGACAAACGCAGATTTGCCCCGCAAAGACGAGCTTTAA
- a CDS encoding penicillin-binding transpeptidase domain-containing protein, producing MFLKFKSRYIAALCALVALFLFLGVNLFSLTVTHADQYASATRTNSERSVAVKGARGTIMDSSGVPLAYDVGSYNVAFYRDPANNASSDRANYTRILMKAIEVIESHGGSTIDTFLIRKNEEGVFEYDLDGLTDEQRQKRIENWCANMQITDPEASPEQLYYEMRTRFRIPEDVDYEQAVKLLSIWQEVQNMMYKSYIPVTIAYNVDFETVSELETRAVELEGIQIEQSYTRVYPKKSTAAHIIGYLGRITDLDELAEKEAQGYSAEDLVGKVGIEATMEQYLSGATQEKQGKRRLELDASGSVIGQTGYEAPRQGDSVVLTIDLKLQELVERELEANIKQDYQEQLQMYQEGRADTPTKEGYDSKLAKRSKKEIDFIKSGAAIVMEVKTGRVLALASYPSYDLNLFTGGISDEDFNALLNDPAAPLFNNAISSVSTPGSIFKMATAVAGLMEGEITVNTVIDDVGPYNKYVKEGARAPECWVSPNFSHHAGGQNVILALKNSCNYFFFEVADRLGIDRLMKWTDNLGLTSKTNIELTSEAVGWIGHQKILYDPELPIDGQRTYKPTIVYNRIYEQLQTYGEARGVTYSEAQLRLASASLVDLARLGRLDIGPEIRQVLSDTLDIPQNVSLSRGWTNDILNWLRELIWTSTDTVTQGIGVTPTQLTPIAVARYLCALGNGGKVYDAHIVEQIIDSQGNVVKNFEPTLVRDLELPQSVKNAIMQGMEQVVSAEDGGTAGAAFVNFAYKDQIVGKTGTAPISTIDLEDNIWLCLLAPKDDPEIAVVVFLPNGLSKSKAYPTAKAIISYYFESKAQQDPSASPSPSEGTLLE from the coding sequence ATGTTTTTAAAGTTTAAGAGCAGATATATTGCGGCGCTTTGTGCTTTGGTTGCGCTGTTTTTGTTTTTGGGAGTCAACCTGTTTTCGCTCACGGTAACGCATGCGGATCAGTATGCCAGCGCGACGCGGACCAACTCCGAGCGCTCGGTTGCCGTCAAAGGCGCCCGGGGGACGATTATGGATAGCTCGGGCGTGCCCCTGGCATACGATGTGGGCAGCTATAACGTGGCCTTCTACCGCGATCCGGCCAACAACGCCTCCAGCGACCGCGCCAATTACACCCGCATTCTCATGAAAGCCATCGAGGTGATCGAGAGCCACGGGGGCAGCACCATCGATACCTTCCTCATCCGCAAAAACGAGGAGGGCGTGTTTGAATACGATCTGGACGGCCTGACGGACGAGCAGCGCCAAAAGCGCATCGAAAACTGGTGCGCCAATATGCAGATCACGGATCCCGAGGCATCGCCTGAGCAGCTCTATTATGAGATGCGCACGCGGTTCCGCATCCCCGAAGATGTGGATTATGAGCAGGCGGTCAAGCTGCTCTCCATCTGGCAGGAAGTCCAGAACATGATGTATAAATCCTATATCCCGGTAACCATCGCCTATAATGTGGACTTTGAGACGGTCTCCGAGCTGGAGACCCGGGCGGTGGAGCTGGAAGGGATTCAGATAGAGCAGAGCTACACCCGGGTTTATCCCAAAAAATCCACTGCCGCGCATATCATCGGCTATCTGGGCCGCATCACGGATTTGGACGAGCTGGCCGAAAAAGAGGCCCAGGGCTATTCCGCGGAGGATCTGGTGGGCAAAGTCGGCATCGAGGCCACGATGGAGCAGTATCTCTCGGGCGCGACCCAGGAAAAGCAGGGCAAGCGCAGGCTGGAGCTGGATGCCTCGGGAAGCGTGATTGGGCAAACCGGCTATGAGGCGCCCAGGCAGGGGGACAGCGTCGTCCTCACCATCGATCTGAAACTGCAGGAGCTGGTGGAGCGCGAGCTGGAGGCCAATATCAAGCAGGACTACCAGGAGCAGCTGCAAATGTATCAGGAGGGCCGGGCAGATACGCCGACCAAAGAGGGATACGACAGCAAGCTGGCCAAGCGCTCCAAAAAGGAGATTGATTTCATCAAATCCGGGGCGGCCATCGTCATGGAGGTCAAGACGGGCAGAGTCCTGGCGCTGGCTTCCTACCCAAGTTACGACCTCAACCTGTTTACCGGCGGCATCTCGGATGAGGATTTTAATGCGCTGCTCAACGATCCCGCGGCGCCGCTTTTCAACAACGCCATCTCCTCCGTCTCTACGCCGGGCTCCATCTTCAAGATGGCGACGGCTGTGGCCGGCCTGATGGAAGGGGAGATCACCGTCAATACTGTGATAGACGATGTCGGCCCTTATAACAAATACGTCAAGGAAGGCGCGCGGGCGCCGGAATGCTGGGTTTCGCCCAACTTTTCGCACCACGCCGGCGGCCAGAACGTCATTTTGGCGCTGAAAAACAGCTGCAACTACTTCTTCTTCGAAGTGGCAGACCGCCTGGGCATCGACAGGCTGATGAAATGGACGGACAATCTCGGGCTGACCAGCAAGACGAATATCGAGCTGACCAGCGAAGCCGTCGGCTGGATTGGCCATCAGAAGATTTTATACGATCCCGAGCTGCCCATTGACGGCCAGCGGACGTATAAGCCGACCATCGTCTACAACCGCATCTATGAGCAGCTGCAAACCTATGGCGAGGCCCGGGGCGTTACCTACAGCGAGGCGCAGCTCAGGCTGGCATCCGCCAGCCTGGTGGATCTGGCAAGGCTGGGGCGGCTGGATATTGGCCCGGAAATCCGCCAGGTGTTGAGCGATACGCTGGATATCCCGCAGAACGTCTCACTGAGCCGGGGCTGGACCAACGACATCTTAAACTGGCTGCGCGAGCTCATCTGGACTTCTACAGATACCGTTACCCAGGGCATCGGCGTTACGCCCACGCAGCTGACGCCCATCGCAGTTGCGCGCTATCTCTGCGCGCTGGGCAACGGCGGGAAGGTGTATGATGCGCATATCGTGGAGCAGATCATCGACAGCCAGGGCAACGTCGTGAAAAATTTCGAGCCGACTCTCGTGCGGGATCTGGAGCTGCCCCAGAGCGTGAAGAATGCCATCATGCAGGGCATGGAGCAGGTTGTCTCGGCGGAGGACGGAGGCACGGCAGGCGCCGCCTTTGTCAACTTTGCCTATAAGGATCAGATTGTAGGCAAGACGGGCACAGCGCCGATCTCTACCATCGATTTGGAGGATAACATCTGGCTCTGTCTGCTGGCGCCAAAGGACGACCCGGAAATCGCGGTTGTGGTATTTTTACCCAACGGCCTTTCCAAATCCAAGGCATATCCGACGGCCAAAGCCATCATCAGCTATTATTTTGAATCCAAGGCACAGCAGGATCCCAGCGCATCGCCCTCGCCTTCGGAGGGGACGCTGCTGGAATAG
- the minC gene encoding septum site-determining protein MinC → MITLKSTQEGLEFWISDADSYPKIKQELEDTLGANRDFYRGTHLPANFFGWEFTDLQKRELSAFLGREYGIYRVHFSDDESPDQMPEQPKRRGRRAAARAEEQAPEPEAAFMERRDGSMFLPKTIRSGQRIECQGDVVVVGDVNPGAEIIATGNIAVFGKLRGLAHAGASGRQDVIIVANYLVPQQIRIGGKIAIIPKNRRIDGPEIVKILDGKIVVDSLA, encoded by the coding sequence ATGATAACGCTCAAAAGCACACAAGAGGGATTGGAATTTTGGATTTCCGATGCAGATTCCTATCCTAAAATTAAACAGGAGCTTGAAGATACTCTTGGCGCAAACCGGGATTTTTACCGCGGGACGCATCTTCCGGCCAATTTCTTTGGGTGGGAGTTTACCGATCTGCAAAAGCGGGAGCTTTCGGCGTTTTTAGGCCGGGAATACGGCATATACCGCGTGCATTTTTCGGATGACGAATCGCCGGATCAGATGCCGGAGCAGCCCAAAAGGCGCGGCCGCCGTGCAGCTGCCCGGGCAGAGGAACAGGCGCCGGAGCCGGAAGCTGCTTTCATGGAGCGCAGAGACGGCAGCATGTTTTTGCCAAAAACCATCCGCAGCGGACAGCGGATCGAATGCCAGGGGGATGTTGTGGTTGTGGGCGATGTGAACCCAGGGGCGGAGATCATCGCGACGGGCAATATCGCGGTGTTCGGCAAACTGCGCGGGCTGGCTCATGCCGGCGCCTCCGGCCGCCAGGATGTGATCATCGTGGCGAACTACCTGGTTCCGCAGCAGATTCGGATTGGCGGGAAAATCGCCATCATCCCCAAAAACCGGCGCATTGACGGGCCGGAAATCGTGAAAATTTTAGACGGAAAAATCGTAGTGGATTCTTTGGCTTAG